The nucleotide sequence GGTCCAGCAGGTTCTCGTAGGCGAGGGTGGTGCGCCGGTCGGCGGGGAGCCCGGCGAGGAACTCCGTTGCCTCGGTGACGAGTTCGGACCACAGGGCGCCGAAGGTCCGTACGGGGATGTGCCGGTCGCGCACGAGTGCGGGATCGAAGCGTTCGTCGAGCAGGGGCGCCAGGTCCGGGGGCAGCGCGCGGATGTGCTCGGGGGTCAGGGAGGCGAAGCCGTCGACGCCGGAGCGGGTCTTGATCTCGCGGAGCAGGTGGATCACGCGGTATCCGGGATGACGGCTCATGGACAGGGCGCAGTCCGGGCCGTCGCGGAACATGTGCACGAACTTCGCGTCCGGGAAGGTCTCCCGCAGTCCCGGTGCCCAGCCGGTCGAGTAGCCGGAGCGCTCCACGACGGCGGTACGTCCGAAGCGGGCGCAGAGCAGCCCGAACAGGGCCCGGTGGTGTGCGGCCGCGGTGCGCTCGGGCCACCGGGTCACCGCCGCGCCGAGTTCGTCGAGGAGTCCGTCCGGGTCGTCGGTGAGGTGGGGCAGCACCATCAGGGACAGCGCGGGAATGCCCGCGGTGCGCGCCGAGTATCTGCCGGGTCGGCGGGTGTGGAGGAACTCGGGCAGCGGCAGCCCACTGCGGATCATCCGCTCGAAATGCGGCGCCGGCCGGAAGAGCGCCTGCCAGAACTCCTCGCCGTCCACCTTCCCTCGGGGGAAGGCCGCGTCACCCACCGAGGCCATGTACTCGTTCAGGCTCAGCACGTCCGGGTGGGCGTTGAGGATGCGTGACAGCGCCGTCGAGCCGCTGCGCCCCGTACCGAAGACGAAGGTCAGAGAACGCATGATCCCCCTTCTGAGCATGTTCACGTGCTCATGAACACCGCCGCGTGGCAGGTGAGTTGACGATTTCATGGGTGCGTGTCCGAGCAATTATGATCTTGGGCATGACTGTGCAGAACTCTGACAAGACACTTTCCCGCAAACAGCGACTCCAGGAGAAGCAGCGCCGCCAGTTGGCGGTCGTCGACACCGTGGACAAGGCCGAGGTCAAGGTCCGCAAGGCAGAAGCCGAACTGGCCGTGGCCGTCACCGAGGCCGTGCAGATGTTCGGCGATGAGCAGTCCGCTTCCGAGGCGCTCGACATGTCGGCCGAAGCGATCCGGCGTTTCCTGCGCATGGCGCAGGACGAAGTGGCCGGCGCCGCCGAAGCGGCCGAAGTCACCGAAGTGACCGCCACATCCTGAGCTCGGCGTCGGGACCCGGCCGCCGAGCCCGCTCGGGCACCTGTCAGGAGCCGATGGACATGGGCGATCCGTAGCGTGAGGCCCGTCCGCGCTGCTGTTCCTCCTGCTGCTCCCGCAGCCTCGCATGCGTCTCGCGGAGCTTGTTGCGCACGTTGTTGTGGAGGCTGGTGAACTCCGACTCGGTGATGGTGCCGCGCTGCCCGTCCATGATCTGCCGGTGCACCGTCCCGCCCACGGAGGGCGCCCTGTCCACCGCGGAGCTGCGGGCACCGCGACCGGGGTCCTCGACGATGTCGATCATGAAGCTGATCCAGTTCGCCCGGTGGTAGGGACCGCCCGGTACGGCCGGCGACGCGGCCTCGGTCCGTTCGAGGAGCGCCTCGACGGTCAGCCGGATCGCGTAGCCGAGCCCGAGGAACCGGGCCCGGTAGTCCCGCAGTGCCGTCTCCATGGCCAGCTGTTCCGTGTTGACCGCGTTGGTGCCGACGACCAGGTTGCGGAACTCGGTGGGGCCGTTGTCGCCGTCGCCGATGAGATGGCACCACTCGTGCGAGGCGCGCCGCCCCGCCGCACCCCCGCGGCCGGTCGTCGGCATCAGGCTGTGCGCGGCCATGCTGCCCATCGCCGCCGCCGGGTTGCGCCCGGCACTCTGGCGGTCCACCGACGGCGGTTTGGACACCCTGACCTGCCTTCGGAGCTTCCCCCGCCCGTCCTCCTCGGCCTGGTTGGCCATGGCGTCGAAGCCTTGCCTGCTCAAGAATCGGCGGCTGTTGTTGGACGTTCCGTCCCCGTAGGTGAAGCTGGGGTCGACGATGGCACGCTTGTAGAAGACGAAGGGCTCGCTCGGGTCGGTGGGCAGTTGCACGAGCCCGGTGGTGTCGCCGACGCGGTCGTCCTCGTCCAGTCTCCGTTGCCCGGCCAGGGCCTCGAGGTCCTCATGGCCCGCGTACGCCGGGTTGATGTCCCAGTAGTCGCCGAACCGGTAGGTCCGTCCCATCGAGCGACCGCCCGACCCCTTCGGGGTCATCCGGACGATACGGAAGGACCGATCGGGGTCGATCAGCGTGGGACTGCGCTGGGCATCGCTGTTGATCAGCTCCACGCGGTAGACGTAGAACGAGGTCTGGTACTCGACCTCCCAGCTGTCCTGCAGGGTGCCGCCCCGGCGGCTCGCCGAGGCCCTGGGCAGAGCAGCGGTGCGTTCGACGCGCAGCGCGTCCGTCCCGTAGCCCCGGCGCTGCCCGGAGTAGGCGCGATCCGGTACCTCCACGAGGTGACCGTCGGCGTCGAACTCCTCGTCCGGTACCCACATCGCGACGAGGTCGGCGAGTTGGTCGCGCTGGTCTTCCTGCGCGGCCGCGGTGGCGCGCAGCGGCATCCGCTGCACCGCCGTTCCCGGTTCGGACGCGTGCCCGTGTCCCGCGTGCCCCTCCGGTTCGTGTCCCGCGTGTGCGGGCGGGGCGCCGCCCAGGACACGTGTGGCCTGTTCCTCGGCCTCACGTTCGAAGCGGTCGCCCGGGTCGGACACCCGCACCCCGTCTCCCCGGTCGGAGCCGGCGACCGGGCCCGAGCGCTGCTGGATCACATGGGTCAGCTCGTGGGCGAGCGTGTGCCGGTCGGCGCCGCTCTCGCCGATGACGACATGGCTGCCCGCGGTGTAGGCGCGGGCTCCGAGAGCGGCAGCGGACTCCTGTGCCGCGCGGTCCGTGTGCAGGCGTACGTCGGAGAAGTCGGCCTCGAAACGGGCCTCCATGTCGGTGCGGGTCGCGGGGTCGAGCGGCTGTCCGGCGCCGCGCAGCGCGTCCTGCACCGATCGCTGGACGGACGTCCGCTCCGTTTCCCGGTCCGCGGCGCGCTCCCGCTGGATGGCCTGTCCGAGGGCGGCGTTCCCGGCGAGACGCTGGAGGGCGAGCAGCCGCGCGGGGTCCGAGGAGCCCACCCGGCCGGCGGCCGGCAGCCGACCGGCGGGAGACGGGAGGGCGGGCCGGGCCGAGCGGGAACCCTTGCGGGGCTGTTCCTCTTCACGAGGTGCGCGCTGTGCTGCCATCGACTCTCCCGACCCGCACGGATATGACGTTCCGTCATCGTTTTCCGGAGGGCCCGCCCCGTGAAGAGACCTTCGGCCAGGAATTCGCGCAGACCTGGTACGGGGACGAGGCACCGCATCGTCGCCCCTTGCCCAGGCTCGTCACCGGTCAGGCGGGAGCGGGCCGCTCGGTGTCGGGTCGGGTTCGGGTGCGTCCCCATGCCGTGGCGGAGACGGAGAGGACGGAGAGGAGGACGAGGGAGGCCAGGAGCAGGACCGTGGTGGGCAGGCGCAGCAGGGCGTTGCGTACCAGCGCGGGCAGGACCGCGGGCAGGAGATGGTGGCGCAGGAGGTAGGAGGGGCCCGCTCCGAAGGAGATCGACGCGAGCAGGTGGCCGCTGGCCCGTTCCTGTTCCAGCAGGGCGGCTGCCTGGGCGGCGTACGGGGTCCAGGCCACCACGCACGCGGCGCCCCAGACCGACGGTCCGGTCACCGCGGTCGTGAGCAGTCCGGGGAGGCCGGCCGGCAGCGTCCCCACGGCCGAGGTGCACGACACGACACAGCCCACCCACACTCACTCCCGCCCACCAGAACGCTCTTGAACGCACTCCAACGCCAGCAGTTCCAAACCCCCGCCTCGGCCAGGGTCGGCACCACCGGGTTGTCGAGGACGAGGATGTCCGCGGAGTTGTCCTGCTGCGCCGCCAGCAGTGCCTTGTCCGACAGGTCGCTGGTGTCGAAGGCGGTCCGCTTGATCTTCGCTCCGGCCTCGATCACCCCTGAGATGCGGTCAGGGTGTTGTGCCGGACCCGGTGTCCGCGATGGGTGGGACTCCGGCGGGCCCGGTGCTGGCCCGCAGTGAGATCGGCGGGGCCAGCAGGTGGTGCCGGGGCTGCGCGTCGGGATGGTCGAGCCGCTCCACCAGCAGTTCGACAGCGAGGCGGCCCATCTCGGCCGCCGGTACGTCCGCTGCGGTGAGCTGCGGGGTCACCGTCTCCGCCCACCTGCTGGCCACGACCCCGGTGACGGAGAAGTCGCGCGGCACATGACGGTCGGCCTGGGCCAGCCCCCGGTAGAGGCCGCCGAGCGCTGCCTCGTTCAGCGTGACCAGGGCCGTGGTGGCCGGGTCGTCGTGCAGAATCCGCCGCACACAGTCCTGACCCGAGGCGGCGTCGTCACCGCAGCAGTACGTCCGGACCGTCAGCCCGCGCTCGGCCGCGGCCTTGGTGAAACCGTCCAGGCCCCGGTGCGCGGACTCGTATCCGGCCCGCAGCAGCTGCTCGGGCCGGTTGACGAAGGCGACCCGGCGGTGGCCGAGATCCGCCAGGTGGTGCACGCAGGCCGCCGCCAGGGCCGTGTGGTCCAGGCCCACCCACCAACCGCCTTCCGGGCGAGCGGTGCGGCCGATGGTGACGGAGGGGAAGTCCAGGGCGGTGAGGTGGTCCACCCGGTCGTCCTCCAGCCTGATCTCCATCAGGATCGCGCCGTCGACCCGCCGCTCCCCCAGCATCCGCTGGAAGGAACGGTCGCTGTCCACGCCACTGGGGGACAGCAGCACGTCGTAGTCGTAGGCCGCGGCGGCCTCCACGACGCTGCCGATGAAGTCCAGCTGCATGCCGGTGTAGTGGTTGCCGGCCGGTGGGAAGACCAGGCCGATCGTGCTGGTCCGGCCGTTGGCCAGGGCGCGGGCGCTGGCACTGGGCCGGTAGCCCAGCTCGTCGACGACCCGCTGGATCCTCCGGCGTGTGTCCTCCGAGACCGGGCGCTTGCCGCTCAGCGCGTAGGACACGGTGCTGCGCGAGACACCGGCCCGCCGCGCGATCTCACCGATGTTCACGCCGACTCCTTGCTTGAACTCCTCGAACCGGTTCGGAACCTCCGAAGAGAGTACCGCCCGGCGTTCGCGAGGGAGTGGGACGGCACGAGGGGCGCTCACCGGTCGTCGAACCGGTTCGCATGAAGTGAAGGTAGAAACTGCCGGAGCACCTGTCAACACCCTGTCCGCACACTCGTGATCCCTACAAAGGGCCCGGAAATCCTTTGGGTTGGAGGGATTGCTGGTCGGGTGTCCCGGTGCTAGCTTCGCCGAACCGGTTCGATGAAGTGATCCTTCCGGCACCCGTGCGGGCCGCTCCGCGCGCCCCGGACCACTTACGCGCCGCCTCATCGGTCACGGCACGTGGACGAGCGACCGACCGAGGTGGACCGACGCGTGGACGAACAGCCGCCCGAGGTGGACCGACCGGCACCCCGTCACCCGAGGATTCCCGAGG is from Streptomyces sp. NBC_01314 and encodes:
- a CDS encoding sulfotransferase — protein: MRSLTFVFGTGRSGSTALSRILNAHPDVLSLNEYMASVGDAAFPRGKVDGEEFWQALFRPAPHFERMIRSGLPLPEFLHTRRPGRYSARTAGIPALSLMVLPHLTDDPDGLLDELGAAVTRWPERTAAAHHRALFGLLCARFGRTAVVERSGYSTGWAPGLRETFPDAKFVHMFRDGPDCALSMSRHPGYRVIHLLREIKTRSGVDGFASLTPEHIRALPPDLAPLLDERFDPALVRDRHIPVRTFGALWSELVTEATEFLAGLPADRRTTLAYENLLDHPAEELTRLAGFVGVAPLPQWLHTSSALLDHSRRGSARSLPAAELAGLRADCAPGTHVLEGRPVT
- a CDS encoding DUF4157 domain-containing protein, with protein sequence MAAQRAPREEEQPRKGSRSARPALPSPAGRLPAAGRVGSSDPARLLALQRLAGNAALGQAIQRERAADRETERTSVQRSVQDALRGAGQPLDPATRTDMEARFEADFSDVRLHTDRAAQESAAALGARAYTAGSHVVIGESGADRHTLAHELTHVIQQRSGPVAGSDRGDGVRVSDPGDRFEREAEEQATRVLGGAPPAHAGHEPEGHAGHGHASEPGTAVQRMPLRATAAAQEDQRDQLADLVAMWVPDEEFDADGHLVEVPDRAYSGQRRGYGTDALRVERTAALPRASASRRGGTLQDSWEVEYQTSFYVYRVELINSDAQRSPTLIDPDRSFRIVRMTPKGSGGRSMGRTYRFGDYWDINPAYAGHEDLEALAGQRRLDEDDRVGDTTGLVQLPTDPSEPFVFYKRAIVDPSFTYGDGTSNNSRRFLSRQGFDAMANQAEEDGRGKLRRQVRVSKPPSVDRQSAGRNPAAAMGSMAAHSLMPTTGRGGAAGRRASHEWCHLIGDGDNGPTEFRNLVVGTNAVNTEQLAMETALRDYRARFLGLGYAIRLTVEALLERTEAASPAVPGGPYHRANWISFMIDIVEDPGRGARSSAVDRAPSVGGTVHRQIMDGQRGTITESEFTSLHNNVRNKLRETHARLREQQEEQQRGRASRYGSPMSIGS
- a CDS encoding ABC transporter permease subunit, with translation MSCTSAVGTLPAGLPGLLTTAVTGPSVWGAACVVAWTPYAAQAAALLEQERASGHLLASISFGAGPSYLLRHHLLPAVLPALVRNALLRLPTTVLLLASLVLLSVLSVSATAWGRTRTRPDTERPAPA
- a CDS encoding LacI family DNA-binding transcriptional regulator, with amino-acid sequence MNIGEIARRAGVSRSTVSYALSGKRPVSEDTRRRIQRVVDELGYRPSASARALANGRTSTIGLVFPPAGNHYTGMQLDFIGSVVEAAAAYDYDVLLSPSGVDSDRSFQRMLGERRVDGAILMEIRLEDDRVDHLTALDFPSVTIGRTARPEGGWWVGLDHTALAAACVHHLADLGHRRVAFVNRPEQLLRAGYESAHRGLDGFTKAAAERGLTVRTYCCGDDAASGQDCVRRILHDDPATTALVTLNEAALGGLYRGLAQADRHVPRDFSVTGVVASRWAETVTPQLTAADVPAAEMGRLAVELLVERLDHPDAQPRHHLLAPPISLRASTGPAGVPPIADTGSGTTP